In Rhodobacteraceae bacterium LMO-JJ12, a single window of DNA contains:
- a CDS encoding FAD-dependent oxidoreductase, translating to MQSTTRVAVIGGGVVGASVLYHLTKLGWSDVMLLERSELTSGSTWHAAGGFHTLNGDTNMAALQGYTIRLYKELEEITGLSCGLHHVGGITLADNQDRMDMLLAERAKHRYMGLETEIVGPEEIKRIAPVTNTEGVIGALYDPLDGHLDPSGTTHAYAKAARMGGATIETHCMVKETNQRSDGTWDVVTDKGTVHAEHVVNAGGLWAREVGAMAGIYFPLHPMEHQYLVTEEVPMIREIVERGGEHPHVMDPAGESYLRQEGKGLCIGFYEQPCRPWAVDGTPWTFGHELLPDDFDKIEASIEFAYKRFPALEEAGVKSVIHGPFTFAPDGNPLVGPVPGMRNYWSACAVMAGFSQGGGVGLMLAQWMVEGEPERDTWAMDCARFGDWITPGYTRPKVIENYQKRFSVSYPNEELPAARPFRQTPMYDVFDKMGAVWGAQYGLEVVNYFATGDEPRFETPSFRRSNAWEATKREVKNVREAFGINEVHNFGKYLVTGPGAREWLDRIMAGRVPKPGRLSLSPMLSPKGRLIGDFTMSCLSDEAFQLTASYGAQAYHMRWFESHEAKGVRVENISDRLNGFQIAGPKAREVLQACCRADVSEMRFMDVRHLTVGMVDCLVQRVSYTGDLGYEIYCDPMAQRSLWDTLWAAGEPLGMAPFGMRAMMSLRLDRFFGSWLSEYSPDYTAAETGLDRFISWKKDVDFIGRKPAEAERESGSKRKLCAFEVEAQDADVVGYEPIWLDGEVVGFCTSGGYSHHGEKSIALGLMPRDAASDGLEVEIEILGQMCKARLISTPLFDADGTRMRG from the coding sequence AAGGAACTTGAAGAGATTACCGGGCTGTCGTGTGGCTTGCACCATGTTGGCGGGATCACCTTGGCCGACAATCAGGATCGCATGGACATGCTTTTGGCTGAGCGGGCCAAGCACCGATATATGGGGCTGGAAACCGAGATTGTCGGGCCGGAGGAGATCAAAAGAATCGCGCCGGTGACCAATACCGAGGGCGTAATCGGTGCGCTTTACGACCCGCTTGATGGGCATCTCGACCCAAGCGGCACCACCCATGCCTATGCCAAGGCGGCACGGATGGGCGGCGCGACGATTGAAACGCATTGCATGGTCAAAGAGACCAACCAGCGCAGCGATGGCACATGGGATGTGGTGACGGACAAGGGCACGGTGCATGCCGAGCATGTGGTCAATGCCGGAGGGCTTTGGGCGCGCGAAGTGGGCGCGATGGCGGGGATATATTTCCCGCTGCACCCGATGGAACATCAATATCTTGTCACCGAAGAGGTGCCGATGATCCGCGAGATTGTTGAACGCGGTGGCGAGCATCCGCATGTGATGGACCCGGCGGGTGAAAGTTATTTGCGCCAGGAAGGCAAAGGGTTGTGCATCGGGTTTTATGAACAACCCTGCCGACCCTGGGCGGTGGATGGCACGCCTTGGACCTTCGGGCATGAGTTGCTGCCTGATGATTTCGACAAGATCGAAGCGTCGATTGAATTTGCCTATAAGCGCTTTCCTGCCTTGGAAGAGGCCGGGGTCAAATCGGTGATCCACGGACCGTTTACATTCGCGCCCGATGGCAACCCGTTGGTCGGACCGGTGCCGGGAATGCGCAATTATTGGAGCGCCTGTGCGGTGATGGCCGGGTTTAGCCAGGGCGGTGGTGTTGGCCTGATGCTGGCGCAATGGATGGTTGAGGGTGAGCCGGAGCGTGATACCTGGGCAATGGATTGTGCGCGCTTTGGCGACTGGATCACGCCGGGATATACGCGCCCGAAGGTGATCGAGAATTACCAAAAGCGCTTTTCCGTGAGTTACCCGAACGAGGAACTGCCCGCCGCGCGGCCCTTCCGCCAGACGCCGATGTATGACGTATTTGACAAGATGGGCGCGGTTTGGGGCGCGCAATACGGGCTTGAGGTCGTCAATTATTTCGCCACGGGTGACGAGCCACGTTTTGAGACGCCGTCTTTCCGCCGCTCAAACGCTTGGGAGGCGACCAAGCGCGAGGTTAAGAACGTGCGCGAAGCCTTTGGAATCAATGAGGTTCACAACTTTGGCAAGTATCTGGTGACGGGACCGGGTGCGCGCGAGTGGCTGGACCGTATCATGGCCGGGCGGGTGCCGAAGCCGGGGCGGCTTTCGCTGTCGCCGATGCTCTCGCCCAAAGGGCGTTTAATCGGGGATTTCACGATGTCCTGCCTGAGTGATGAGGCGTTTCAACTGACGGCGAGTTATGGCGCGCAGGCCTATCATATGCGCTGGTTTGAGAGCCATGAAGCCAAAGGTGTCAGAGTCGAAAACATCTCGGATCGGTTGAATGGGTTTCAGATTGCCGGACCAAAGGCGCGCGAGGTTTTGCAGGCCTGTTGCCGTGCAGATGTGTCGGAGATGCGCTTTATGGATGTGCGGCATTTAACGGTGGGAATGGTTGATTGTCTGGTGCAGCGGGTCTCTTACACCGGCGATCTGGGGTACGAGATCTATTGCGACCCGATGGCACAACGCAGCCTTTGGGATACGCTTTGGGCAGCGGGTGAGCCATTGGGCATGGCGCCGTTCGGGATGCGGGCGATGATGTCTCTGCGGCTGGATCGTTTCTTTGGCTCGTGGCTGTCTGAGTATTCGCCCGATTACACGGCGGCGGAGACGGGGCTGGATCGCTTTATCTCCTGGAAGAAAGATGTTGATTTTATTGGTAGAAAGCCCGCCGAGGCAGAGCGGGAAAGCGGATCAAAACGCAAGCTTTGCGCGTTTGAGGTCGAGGCCCAGGACGCTGATGTGGTGGGGTATGAGCCGATCTGGCTTGATGGGGAAGTTGTGGGGTTCTGCACCTCGGGCGGTTATTCACACCACGGCGAAAAATCCATCGCATTGGGGTTGATGCCGCGTGATGCGGCCAGCGACGGGTTGGAGGTGGAAATCGAAATTCTGGGGCAGATGTGCAAGGCGCGGCTGATCAGCACGCCACTTTTTGACGCCGATGGGACGCGGATGCGGGGCTAG
- a CDS encoding ABC transporter permease, translating to MLSRVLPSLILGLLVLAGWEVYCRLSGASPLILPPPSGVIRALVLNRAAIGAHGVATLMVASIGFALSVAFACATSAALYFTPWAERGLMPLFIVSQTVPLVALAPLMILWFGFGLLPKVLLVILVTFLPMLLSLLSGYRQTPEAFVDLLASMGAGRWAIFRRAILPSARASFLAGLRISATYAIVATIFAEYAGARQGLGIYILSAKNNFRADLVLAAVVVSAGLTLTLLGVIALVDRLTAKGPKVRRDA from the coding sequence ATGCTGTCGCGCGTATTGCCGTCGCTGATCCTTGGCCTGCTGGTTTTGGCGGGTTGGGAGGTCTATTGCCGCCTGTCCGGGGCGTCACCGCTTATCTTGCCGCCACCTTCGGGGGTGATCCGGGCGCTGGTATTGAACCGGGCGGCGATCGGGGCGCATGGCGTCGCGACGCTTATGGTGGCGAGCATCGGGTTTGCGCTTTCTGTCGCATTTGCCTGCGCGACCTCGGCGGCGCTCTATTTCACGCCATGGGCCGAGCGCGGATTGATGCCTCTGTTCATCGTCAGCCAGACGGTGCCGCTGGTGGCGCTGGCGCCATTGATGATCTTGTGGTTCGGATTTGGGCTTTTGCCCAAGGTGTTGCTTGTCATCCTCGTCACCTTTCTGCCGATGCTGTTGAGCCTTCTGTCGGGGTATCGTCAAACGCCAGAGGCCTTTGTCGATCTTCTTGCCTCGATGGGCGCCGGGCGATGGGCGATCTTTCGTCGTGCAATCTTGCCATCGGCGCGGGCGAGTTTCCTTGCCGGGCTAAGAATTTCGGCCACCTACGCCATCGTTGCGACGATCTTTGCCGAATATGCCGGGGCGCGGCAGGGGTTAGGCATTTATATCTTGTCGGCCAAGAACAACTTTCGCGCCGATCTGGTTCTGGCTGCGGTGGTGGTTTCAGCGGGGCTGACCCTGACGCTTCTAGGGGTGATTGCGCTGGTTGACCGGCTTACGGCCAAGGGGCCAAAGGTGCGCCGCGATGCTTGA
- a CDS encoding Ykof family thiamine-binding protein, which translates to MFIGAQVSLYPMVSDFVRVILSGLEALAPYRDRLRIETDDMSTLMVGAPEPLLDAIRDFFARAAQDPAHVTMHVTLSRGCPGEPDDPNCRCEILATAQDTSLAERQVQALEAVRAAPVMGVEIDVQFSLYVLGQDRHMDEIYGCIDFLKDSGCFLKSKNFCTRLRGDAGAVFETIRQAFLRFGPAEGHVTIDLTASANSPSVR; encoded by the coding sequence ATGTTCATTGGCGCACAAGTATCACTGTATCCTATGGTCTCGGATTTTGTCCGGGTCATCCTTTCGGGGCTTGAGGCGCTTGCGCCCTATCGCGACCGGCTAAGGATCGAGACGGACGACATGTCGACCCTGATGGTTGGCGCGCCGGAGCCTTTGCTGGATGCGATCCGGGACTTTTTCGCGCGCGCAGCCCAAGACCCGGCGCATGTCACCATGCATGTTACCCTATCTCGTGGCTGTCCGGGCGAGCCGGATGATCCCAACTGCCGCTGTGAAATACTGGCGACCGCGCAGGATACGTCGCTGGCCGAGAGGCAGGTGCAGGCGCTGGAAGCGGTGCGCGCGGCGCCGGTTATGGGTGTTGAGATCGACGTGCAGTTCTCGCTCTATGTGTTGGGGCAAGATCGCCATATGGACGAGATTTATGGCTGTATCGACTTTCTGAAAGACTCGGGCTGCTTTCTCAAATCCAAGAACTTCTGCACCCGGTTGCGCGGCGATGCGGGCGCAGTGTTTGAGACGATAAGACAAGCGTTTTTGCGCTTTGGCCCGGCAGAGGGGCATGTGACGATTGATCTGACCGCCTCGGCCAACAGCCCGAGCGTGCGATAA